A genomic stretch from Desulfotignum balticum DSM 7044 includes:
- a CDS encoding TonB-dependent receptor plug domain-containing protein, with translation MKKHRMNSKLAVLIALPMIIFGTTSMAADSELNEESNITYKEEITVTAKRVAPAIQLEPEKTTIDIGSFQSVGPATSVIDVLQTQPTIDFRGESSLDPGVDSIFLRGFDSKRFVTAIDGLTVQRTGGRKSSNIVDYGALPTFLFDRIEILPGPHTALFDSRAIGGVINMKMKQPEARESFKPDVTFSSSYGSYDTMQNVVSARGALHNLTYDVGYRLYSTDGYLRHSETEIETTYGRLGYLLPGDGFVTLSASMTETERDVAVNNPGTLFGDYDNDYPDVDGSVFDVYQDPTWDGDSYNYRLDFNQPTSYGTITFNAYAGKDNRKRLYYETVGATELSRMDTDWWQKGGKLQNEYTWRNDQVTTFGYDMVWLSDNGGVNDEKIERVKKLAGFAQHKFTIAEVFDMTFGIRHEDVSTKIFNDLDGKFYIPGRGYYIDRDFSAWVPKSLTTWRMDHLSPAFRDTSLSLGISRIWRAPDYHGDYNPQGRPAGAWLEPEDGIGYDLIFNRRLAGDIQLKSNFSFYNIENFIASNRTYSKYSGGSAGANRFSDYKINLEEVYRYGFDLELGGHIIDTLSFYLAYSWQDFENQGDEPAGQEELDQRAEHRIKTGLRYSPWERTTFMIDYQYQSDEVTEVSEEIANDVWNFREVQIDAYQTVDLAVEQILFQQKGILRDMKLKLYIQNLFDETYCDTSGYPATDMTFGVNLSFRL, from the coding sequence TTTCAATCTGTCGGCCCGGCAACCAGTGTTATCGATGTGCTGCAAACTCAACCGACCATTGATTTTCGCGGGGAATCAAGTCTTGATCCAGGGGTGGATTCCATTTTTCTCCGTGGTTTTGACTCCAAGCGCTTTGTCACCGCCATTGACGGGTTGACCGTCCAGAGAACGGGAGGTCGTAAAAGCAGTAATATTGTCGACTATGGGGCCCTGCCCACATTTCTGTTTGATCGCATTGAAATTCTGCCCGGACCTCACACCGCGTTGTTTGACAGCAGGGCCATCGGCGGTGTCATTAATATGAAAATGAAGCAACCGGAGGCCAGGGAAAGTTTCAAGCCTGATGTAACGTTTTCCTCAAGCTACGGTTCCTACGACACCATGCAAAATGTAGTGTCCGCCAGAGGCGCTTTGCATAATTTGACTTATGATGTGGGCTATCGCCTGTATTCGACCGATGGGTACCTGCGGCACAGTGAAACGGAAATTGAAACCACCTATGGTCGGCTCGGTTATCTGCTGCCTGGGGACGGTTTTGTGACCCTCAGTGCCAGCATGACCGAAACTGAACGTGACGTAGCTGTTAACAATCCCGGAACATTATTCGGGGATTATGACAACGATTACCCTGATGTCGATGGCAGTGTCTTTGACGTCTATCAGGACCCGACCTGGGATGGTGATTCCTATAATTACCGGCTTGATTTCAACCAGCCGACCTCCTATGGAACCATCACCTTTAATGCCTATGCCGGCAAGGACAATCGTAAACGTCTCTATTACGAGACTGTCGGAGCAACAGAGCTTTCCAGGATGGATACCGATTGGTGGCAAAAGGGCGGCAAACTTCAAAATGAATATACCTGGCGCAATGATCAGGTTACGACCTTTGGTTATGATATGGTCTGGCTGTCTGATAATGGCGGCGTAAATGATGAAAAAATCGAGCGTGTCAAAAAACTGGCCGGTTTTGCTCAGCACAAATTCACGATAGCGGAAGTCTTCGATATGACCTTTGGTATTCGTCATGAAGATGTATCTACAAAGATCTTCAACGATCTCGACGGTAAATTTTATATTCCCGGCCGCGGTTATTATATTGATCGTGACTTTAGCGCCTGGGTGCCGAAATCACTGACTACCTGGCGGATGGATCACCTTTCACCGGCGTTTCGTGATACATCACTTTCTCTTGGCATCAGCCGCATCTGGCGTGCGCCTGATTATCACGGCGACTATAATCCCCAGGGCAGACCGGCCGGTGCCTGGCTTGAACCTGAAGACGGCATCGGCTATGATTTGATTTTTAACCGCAGACTGGCCGGTGATATTCAGTTAAAAAGCAATTTTTCCTTTTACAATATTGAGAACTTTATTGCCTCAAATCGGACGTATTCCAAATATTCCGGAGGGAGTGCCGGTGCAAACCGTTTCAGCGATTATAAAATCAATCTTGAAGAGGTGTACCGCTACGGGTTTGATCTGGAATTGGGCGGACATATCATAGATACGCTTTCCTTTTATTTGGCCTATTCCTGGCAGGATTTTGAAAACCAGGGCGATGAACCTGCCGGGCAGGAAGAACTGGATCAGAGAGCGGAACATCGTATTAAGACTGGTCTGCGCTACTCGCCATGGGAGCGGACCACTTTTATGATCGATTACCAGTATCAAAGTGATGAAGTGACGGAAGTTTCGGAAGAGATAGCCAATGATGTCTGGAATTTCAGAGAAGTACAGATCGATGCCTATCAAACCGTTGATCTGGCTGTGGAACAGATCCTGTTTCAGCAAAAAGGTATTTTGCGGGACATGAAGCTGAAGCTGTATATCCAAAATCTCTTTGATGAAACCTACTGCGACACTTCCGGCTATCCGGCAACGGACATGACATTTGGAGTAAACCTGAGCTTCCGGCTCTAA
- a CDS encoding FecCD family ABC transporter permease, with amino-acid sequence MNRSNPFSKAIEADRKIYRHMIRKRTALTAALFALTIILVLVNISLGSTDISLSKIITILFTGKGDGHTPMIVLDIRLPMALMALAVGACLGLGGCEIQTILRNPIASPYTLGITHAASFGAALGLILDANVLNVSEAVMVTSNAFFFALLASVLVYAFSLRSGSSKTSIILFGIALNFMFAALTMVLQYVADDEDLQSLVFWNMGSMLKTTWVKFWLVFIVLILCSVVLYKNAWKLTAMSLDDTKARSLGVNTHKIRRMVILLTSLLTAFATCFVGSIGFVGIIAPHIARYLVGEDQRFLLPLSGLVGALVVSFAFVVSKVVIPGVILPIGLVTAIIGIPIFLSIIFNKMRIM; translated from the coding sequence ATGAACAGATCAAACCCATTTTCAAAGGCCATTGAAGCCGACCGGAAGATATACCGGCACATGATCAGAAAAAGGACGGCCTTGACGGCGGCTCTTTTTGCCCTGACAATCATCCTGGTTCTGGTCAATATCTCCCTGGGATCAACCGACATTTCCCTTTCGAAAATCATCACTATCCTTTTTACAGGAAAGGGGGACGGGCATACCCCCATGATCGTTCTGGATATCCGGCTGCCCATGGCATTGATGGCTCTTGCCGTCGGCGCCTGTCTCGGGCTTGGCGGCTGCGAGATCCAGACCATCCTGCGCAACCCCATTGCCAGCCCCTACACTCTTGGCATTACCCATGCCGCCTCGTTCGGCGCTGCCCTGGGGCTTATTCTGGACGCAAATGTCCTGAATGTTTCCGAGGCCGTCATGGTGACCAGCAATGCGTTTTTCTTTGCTTTGCTGGCATCCGTCCTGGTTTATGCTTTTTCTTTAAGGTCCGGGTCAAGCAAAACCTCCATCATCCTTTTCGGTATTGCCCTGAATTTTATGTTTGCCGCCCTGACCATGGTTCTGCAATACGTGGCTGATGACGAAGACCTCCAGAGCCTGGTATTCTGGAACATGGGCAGTATGCTGAAAACGACCTGGGTCAAATTCTGGCTGGTGTTCATTGTCCTGATTCTATGCTCTGTGGTGCTTTATAAAAATGCATGGAAACTGACAGCCATGAGTCTTGATGATACCAAGGCACGCAGTCTGGGAGTTAATACCCACAAAATAAGGCGCATGGTGATTTTGTTGACCTCTTTGCTGACCGCCTTTGCCACCTGCTTTGTCGGATCCATAGGTTTTGTGGGCATCATTGCCCCCCATATCGCCCGTTATCTGGTTGGGGAGGATCAGCGTTTTTTGCTGCCGCTTTCCGGGTTGGTAGGCGCCCTGGTGGTCAGCTTTGCTTTTGTTGTCAGCAAGGTGGTTATCCCGGGAGTAATTTTGCCCATCGGGCTTGTAACTGCCATCATAGGCATCCCTATCTTCCTGTCCATAATTTTCAACAAGATGAGGATAATGTAA
- a CDS encoding ABC transporter ATP-binding protein yields the protein MLKLQQLGFAYKRGKTSHSVFSDLNHTFTHGINVILGPNGAGKTTLLQSIFGLLPYKGTIYYGEKNVTAMQQEEIIRLMSYLPQMDIETSMLSVLEMVLLGRLPGLGYKVKDEDLSVVMDTLRTLNIVSLAERNFSELSGGQKKMVFIAQTLVREPRLILLDEPVNSLDLQKQLELCRLLQDIATSRSVDIVMVLHDINLAARYGHHLVVFDKNGDLHSSGSPQEVVTEAMLRQVYGVKALVSNDAEGIPMVVPVSSTRN from the coding sequence ATGCTCAAATTGCAGCAACTCGGTTTTGCTTATAAGCGCGGCAAAACCAGTCATTCGGTATTCAGCGATCTGAACCACACCTTTACGCATGGCATCAATGTTATTCTCGGTCCCAACGGCGCGGGAAAAACCACTTTGCTCCAATCTATTTTCGGACTGCTGCCGTATAAAGGAACCATATATTACGGGGAAAAAAATGTAACGGCCATGCAACAGGAGGAAATTATCCGGCTGATGTCCTATCTGCCGCAGATGGATATTGAGACATCCATGCTTTCGGTGCTGGAAATGGTGCTCCTGGGGAGACTGCCCGGTCTGGGATATAAGGTGAAAGATGAAGACCTATCTGTGGTGATGGATACGCTGCGCACCCTGAATATCGTATCACTAGCGGAGCGGAACTTCAGTGAACTGAGCGGCGGTCAGAAAAAAATGGTGTTTATTGCCCAGACCCTGGTCAGGGAGCCTCGCCTGATTTTGCTGGACGAACCGGTGAACTCGCTGGATCTGCAAAAACAGCTGGAGTTGTGCCGCCTGCTGCAGGATATTGCGACTTCACGCAGCGTTGATATTGTGATGGTCCTTCATGATATCAATCTGGCGGCCCGCTACGGGCATCACCTGGTCGTGTTTGACAAAAATGGCGATTTGCACAGCAGCGGCAGCCCGCAGGAAGTAGTGACCGAAGCGATGCTCAGACAGGTTTACGGGGTTAAAGCGCTGGTCAGCAATGACGCTGAAGGCATACCCATGGTTGTTCCTGTCAGTTCAACCAGAAACTGA